The Tubulanus polymorphus chromosome 1, tnTubPoly1.2, whole genome shotgun sequence genome contains a region encoding:
- the LOC141904963 gene encoding hsc70-interacting protein-like, whose protein sequence is MAGIGVKELEELKMFIEMCRLNPDILHKPELSFFKDYVESLGATIPTAAKKTAWESHQTKAPEPEPEHVSVESEESDIDVDNEGVIDDEQDVIQPMGDDSKMATEEEHSQAMEKRSEAQVFMADNNIEEAIKCLTEAIELDPHSAPLFAKRASMYVRLNKPSAAIRDCDRAIEINSDSFMAYKWRGRAYRLKGEWERAADDLCIANRLDCDEEAIAWLKEVQPNSIKIKDHKHRREMKKKDKEDKEKRERIRRAREEKDREETRHSSGDGMPHGFPGMGGMPGGMGGMPGGMGGMPGMAGMGGMPGGMDFTKLFSDPELMEAFNDQEIAAAFQDVSQNPANMAKYQSNPKIMNVLTKLAEKMGFSGGVGADQTKPKPPPPSSEDVD, encoded by the coding sequence ATGGCCGGTATTGGAGTAAAAGAACTTGAAGAACTGAAGATGTTCATCGAGATGTGTCGGCTAAACCCTGATATTCTGCACAAGCCAGAACTTTCCTTCTTCAAAGACTACGTGGAAAGTCTTGGCGCAACCATTCCCACTGCTGCAAAGAAAACTGCTTGGGAAAGTCACCAGACGAAAGCTCCAGAACCCGAACCAGAGCATGTTTCAGTAGAAAGTGAAGAGAGCGACATCGATGTCGACAATGAAGGCGTCATCGACGACGAACAGGATGTGATCCAACCGATGGGTGATGACAGCAAGATGGCTACCGAGGAAGAGCACTCTCAAGCTATGGAAAAAAGATCAGAAGCGCAAGTCTTCATGGCTGATAATAACATCGAGGAAGCTATTAAATGTTTAACCGAAGCGATTGAATTGGACCCTCATAGCGCGCCGTTATTCGCTAAGCGCGCTAGTATGTACGTCCGCTTGAACAAACCGAGCGCGGCGATTAGAGACTGCGATAGAGCTATCGAAATCAACAGCGATTCGTTCATGGCGTACAAGTGGCGAGGCCGAGCGTATCGTCTGAAAGGAGAATGGGAGCGTGCAGCCGATGATCTGTGCATCGCTAATAGACTCGACTGCGATGAAGAAGCGATCGCTTGGTTGAAAGAAGTGCAGCCGAATTCGATTAAAATCAAAGACCACAAACACAGACGAGAAATGAAGAAGAAAGACaaagaagataaagaaaaaaGAGAACGCATCAGACGCGCCCGAGAAGAAAAAGATCGAGAGGAGACCCGCCACAGTTCTGGTGATGGTATGCCTCACGGTTTTCCTGGTATGGGTGGAATGCCAGGTGGTATGGGTGGAATGCCAGGTGGTATGGGTGGAATGCCAGGTATGGCCGGTATGGGTGGAATGCCAGGTGGAATGGATTTCACAAAACTTTTTAGCGATCCAGAATTGATGGAGGCATTCAATGACCAAGAAATCGCCGCCGCATTCCAGGATGTTAGCCAAAATCCAGCAAACATGGCAAAATATCAATCCaacccaaagatcatgaatgtTCTGACAAAATTAGCAGAGAAGATGGGATTTTCTGGTGGGGTTGGTGCTGATCAAACTAAACCGAAACCACCACCTCCGTCTTCTGAAGATGTCGATTAA
- the LOC141902019 gene encoding AFG1-like ATPase isoform X1 encodes MALFVITCIKNINARALWSLPTKTWLRSSTSLATGTTVNNNNLGISDSSFEIVKDERFETSLEHYDSMVKSGKLSEDKYQRTIVQHLNELESKVEGYRPNVNESGSIFNKIFKREVPIVHNAPKGLYLYGSVGTGKTMLMDIFYTYCAIGNKRRVHFHAFMSDVHKRIHKIMKTIPKEHDRKKKTRFDPIPPVAKTIAEETWFLCFDEFQVTDIADAMILKGLFTELFRNGVVVMATSNRHPDDLYKNGLQRGNFVPFIKELKDHCEVLSLDSGIDYRKLGMPASGRTYFVKSQCNANAELDTFFQEQAHGLSGVIGPKELNVWGRKLVIPVTCDKVADCTFDELCCQPLAASDYIEIGKEFDTVILRDVPKMDLSKRSEARRFITLVDTFYDSKVRFVCSADAVPDELFSAGEHSEDEQKDHMTLMADLGITKDDERAKSSIFTGEEELFAFDRTVSRLTEMQTQMYWELRDLKKSGKSKHC; translated from the exons ATGGCTTTATTTGTCATTACTTGCATTAAAAACATTAATGCAAGAGCTTTGTGGTCACTGCCAACGAAAACATGGCTAA GAAGTTCTACATCCCTTGCTACTGGAACAACCGttaataacaacaatttaGGAATTTCCGATAGCAGCTTTGAGATAGTAAAAGATGAACGGTTTGAAACGTCTCTGGAACACTACGATTCCATGGTGAAATCTGGCAAACTGTCGGAAGACAAATATCAACGAACGATAGTCCAGCATTTGAATGAACTGgaatcaaaggttgaaggatATCGGCCAAATGTTAATGAATCTGGCAGCATTTTTAACAAG ATATTCAAAAGAGAGGTCCCCATTGTACACAATGCACCTAAAGGTCTCTATCTGTACGGATCTGTAG GTACTGGTAAAACGATGCTGATGGATATATTCTATACATATTGCGCGATTGGAAACAAACGAAGAGTACATTTTCATGCTTTTATGTCAGATGTCCATAAAC GAATTCACAAGATTATGAAGACGATACCTAAAGAGCACGATCGCAAGAAGAAAACTAGATTCGACCCGATTCCTCCTGTTGCTAAAACTATTGCTGAAGAAACTTGGTTTTTATGTTTCGACGAATTTCAG GTTACTGACATCGCAGATGCTATGATTTTAAAGGGGCTTTTTACTGAACTATTTCGAAATGGTGTCGTAGTGATGGCCACGTCCAATCGACATCCTGATG ATTTGTATAAAAATGGCCTACAGAGAGGTAACTTCGTGCCATTCATCAAAGAATTGAAAGACCATTGCGAGGTGTTAAGCTTAGACTCGGGTATTGATTATCGTAAATTAGGAATGCCAGCGTCGGGTAGGACATACTTTGT AAAATCTCAGTGCAATGCGAACGCTGAATTGGATACGTTTTTTCAAGAACAAGCGCATGGACTCAGTGGAG TTATCGGTCCTAAGGAATTGAATGTTTGGGGTAGAAAATTAGTAATACCCGTTACTTGCGATAAAGTTGCTGATTGTACGTTCGACGAGTTATGTTGTCAA CCACTTGCAGCCAGTGATTATATCGAAATTGGCAAAGAATTCGACACCGTGATTTTACGTGACGTGCCAAAAATGGATTTGAGCAAACGCAGTGAAGCAAGGCGGTTCATCACCCTCGTAGATACATTTTACGACAGTAAA GTACGGTTTGTCTGTTCAGCCGATGCGGTTCCTGATGAACTGTTTTCCGCAGGTGAACATTCGGAAGATGAGCAAAAAGATCATATGACGTTAATGGCCGATCTGGGCATTACAAAG GATGATGAAAGAGCAAAGAGCAGTATCTTCACTGGAGAAGAAGAGTTATTCGCATTTGACCGCACTGTTTCACGTTTGACTGAAATGCAAACACAGATGTACTGGGAACTGAgagatttgaagaaatctggTAAATCAAAGCACTGCTGA
- the LOC141900314 gene encoding actin-histidine N-methyltransferase-like, translating into MGKKHHPGRANRITANTKALSTHVQLLLEKCSNPLNNGSNDWNDHLEIRDIIEKIRKLQEGKALIQESREESLKEFLSWCENNFNTEAVSIAEFDLEGYGLKATRDIKSAELFLEIPRKMMITSDSAKASVLGQLISQDKILQIMPNVALALHLLCERNLKNSFWRNYINILPEEYTTPLYFSLEDLVLLKGSPTLSECLAQYRNIARQYAYFYQVFQNHPSAKDLPLRKQFCYDDYRWAVSTVMTRQNQIPSKDGSHLISALIPLWDMSNHCHGEITTDYSLEKDCSECYALQDFKLDEQIYIFYGARSNSELLIHSGFVYEDNLYDKLSIKLGISKNDALYKKKTELLMKCDVPQSKSFCLQNGPNPVGIDLLVFLRVFSMDEATLSSYLGDGTEIHDFLEKLKNPHSNLSKENEMKAWSYLETRAALLMKSYPSSVQEDEQNLSSPDLSPSGRSAIQLTLCERQILKKTINFAAQQKLILAEVIPGVEVCGGGD; encoded by the exons ATGGGAAAGAAACATCACCCCGGTCGAGCAAATCGAATCACTGCGAACACAAAAGCATTGTCTACTCACGTGCAGCTTTTGTTAGAAA AATGCAGCAACCCTCTTAATAATGGGTCAAATGACTGGAATGATCATCTTGAAATTAGAGACATCATTGAAAAAATCAGGAAATTACAAGAAg GTAAAGCGCTTATTCAAGAATCTAGGGAGGAAAGCCTTAAAGAATTTCTGTCATGGTgtgaaaacaatttcaacacGGAAGCTGTGTCCATAGCTGAATTTGATCTGGAGGGGTATGGCTTGAAAGCAACCAGAGATATAAAG AGTGCAGAGTTGTTTCTTGAAATTCCTCGTAAAATGATGATTACTTCCGACTCAGCCAAAGCATCTGTTCTCG GTCAGCTGATATCACAAGATAAAATACTGCAGATTATGCCCAATGTCGCATTAGCTCTTCATTTGTTATGCGAAAGGAACTTAAAGAATTCATTCTGGAGAAATTATATCA ATATATTACCCGAAGAATATACGACCCCTTTATATTTCTCATTAGAAGATCTTGTTTTGCTCAAAGGATCCCCTACTCTTA GTGAATGCCTTGCTCAATATCGGAATATTGCCAGACAATATGCATATTTTTACCAGGTTTTTCAG AATCACCCAAGTGCCAAAGATCTCCCTCTTCGAAAACAGTTCTGTTATGATGATTACAG GTGGGCTGTTTCAACTGTGATGACAAGACAGAATCAAATCCCTTCTAAAGATGGCAGCCATTTGATCAGTGCTCTCATACCACTGTGGGATATGAGTAATCATTGTCACGGTGAG ATCACTACTGATTACAGCCTGGAAAAAGATTGCAGTGAATGCTATGCCTTACAAGATTTCAAATTGGATGAACAAATCTATATCTTCTACGGTGCTAGATCTAATAGTGAACTACTTATTCATAGTGGATTTGTGTATGAAGACAATCTGTAtgacaaattatctataaaattAG GTATAAGCAAAAATGATGCATTgtataaaaagaaaactgaattattgatgaaGTGTGATGTCCCTCA GTCGAAATCTTTCTGTCTACAAAATGGCCCTAACCCTGTGGGAATAGATTTATTGGTGTTTTTGCGAGTTTTCTCTATGGATGAAG CAACATTGTCTTCATATCTTGGTGATGGTACTGAAATTCATGATTTCCTTGAGAAATTGAAAAACCCTCATTCAAatctttcaaaagagaatgaaatgaaagctTGGTCATATCTCGAAACTCGAGCAGCACTTCTCATGAAATCATATCCTTCATCTGTTCAG GAGGATGAACAGAATTTATCTAGTCCTGATCTATCACCGTCTGGTCGATCAGCCATTCAGTTGACCCTTTGTGAAAGGCAGATTCTGAAGAAAACGATTAATTTTGCCGCTCAACAAAAGCTGATATTAGCAGAAGTAATTCCTGGTGTTGAAGTTTGTGGTGGGGGTGATTGA
- the LOC141908890 gene encoding cleavage stimulation factor subunit 2-like: MAAFGLSSGGGGGQQSSPLSATERAQRSVFVGNIPYEATEESLKDIFCQAGPVVSFRIVYDRETGKPKGYGFCEYQDVETAQSAMRNLNNADFNGRPLRVGAAAGEQTKDESKTMQQAIGGPVIESPFGDPVEPKEAPEAISRAVASLPPEQMYELMKQMKLCVQNNPTEARNMLLKNPQLAYALLQAQIVMKIVDPQVAMAMLHRERDQIPPVQVGDTSNTVTSASVSQQNPMNQAQMAMAGQQLMGMQGMPNMPVQQRPNTMSGGMPNMGGPAMGASRMAPGMPPAMAGFPGNPGNMPFMPGMGGPNPGGQSGGAMPSGPGMPNFNRPQMNNMSMPGAQPTSSNAGPSGNAGISSQDQEKAALIMQVLQLSDEQIARLPPDQRQSILILKDQIARSST; encoded by the exons ATGGCTGCTTTCGGTCTGAgtagtggtggtggtggtggtcaGCAATCTTCGCCTCTTAGTGCGACTGAGCGCGCTCAAAGATCTGTATTCG TTGGAAATATTCCCTATGAAGCCACTGAGGAATCGTTGAAAGACATCTTTTGCCAAGCAGGTCCTGTTGTTAGTTTCCG AATCGTCTATGATCGAGAAACCGGTAAACCGAAGGGATATGGATTTTGCGAATACCAGGATGTCGAGACCGCTCAGAGTGCCATGCGGAACTTGAATAACGCTGATTTCAACGGTCGACCATTGCGTGTCGGTGCGGCAGCCGGAGAACAAACCAAAGATGAAAGCAAAA CCATGCAGCAGGCTATTGGAGGACCAGTCATTGAG AGTCCATTTGGTGATCCCGTTGAACCGAAGGAAGCTCCTGAAGCGATTTCTAGAGCTGTCGCAAGTTTACCCCCTGAACAGATGTATGAACTGATGAAACAAATGAAG CTATGTGTTCAGAATAATCCAACTGAAGCACGGAACATGTTACTGAAGAATCCTCAGTTGGCATACGCCCTGCTTCAGGCTCAGATCGTGATGAAAATCGTCGACCCTCAGGTTGCGATG GCAATGCTTCATCGAGAGAGAGATCAGATACCCCCAGTTCAAGTTGGAGATACATCAAATACAGTTACT TCGGCATCAGTGTCACAACAGAATCCGATGAACCAAGCTCAAATGGCAATGGCAGGACAACAATTGATGGGCATGCAAGGTATGCCAAATATGCCTGTCCAACAACGACCCAATACTATGAGTGGAGGGATGCCTAACATGGGTGGACCTGCGATGGGAGCATCAAGAATGGCACCCGGTATGCCACCTGCAATGGCTG GTTTCCCTGGAAATCCTGGCAATATGCCATTCATGCCTGGAATGGGTGGTCCCAACCCTGGAGGACAGTCAGGTGGAGCTATGCCTAGTGGACCCGGAATGCCTAATTTCAATAGACCACAAATGAACAATATGTCG ATGCCTGGCGCCCAACCAACAAGTTCAAATGCTGGTCCAAGCGGTAATGCAGGAATTTCATCACAAGATCAAGAGAAg GCTGCATTGATCATGCAAGTTCTACAGCTATCAGATGAGCAAATTGCCAGGTTACCTCCTGACCAACGACAAAGCATTTTAATTCTTAAGGACCAGATTGCAAGAAGTTCTACATAA
- the LOC141902019 gene encoding AFG1-like ATPase isoform X2 has product MLFLRSSTSLATGTTVNNNNLGISDSSFEIVKDERFETSLEHYDSMVKSGKLSEDKYQRTIVQHLNELESKVEGYRPNVNESGSIFNKIFKREVPIVHNAPKGLYLYGSVGTGKTMLMDIFYTYCAIGNKRRVHFHAFMSDVHKRIHKIMKTIPKEHDRKKKTRFDPIPPVAKTIAEETWFLCFDEFQVTDIADAMILKGLFTELFRNGVVVMATSNRHPDDLYKNGLQRGNFVPFIKELKDHCEVLSLDSGIDYRKLGMPASGRTYFVKSQCNANAELDTFFQEQAHGLSGVIGPKELNVWGRKLVIPVTCDKVADCTFDELCCQPLAASDYIEIGKEFDTVILRDVPKMDLSKRSEARRFITLVDTFYDSKVRFVCSADAVPDELFSAGEHSEDEQKDHMTLMADLGITKDDERAKSSIFTGEEELFAFDRTVSRLTEMQTQMYWELRDLKKSGKSKHC; this is encoded by the exons ATGCTTTTCCTAA GAAGTTCTACATCCCTTGCTACTGGAACAACCGttaataacaacaatttaGGAATTTCCGATAGCAGCTTTGAGATAGTAAAAGATGAACGGTTTGAAACGTCTCTGGAACACTACGATTCCATGGTGAAATCTGGCAAACTGTCGGAAGACAAATATCAACGAACGATAGTCCAGCATTTGAATGAACTGgaatcaaaggttgaaggatATCGGCCAAATGTTAATGAATCTGGCAGCATTTTTAACAAG ATATTCAAAAGAGAGGTCCCCATTGTACACAATGCACCTAAAGGTCTCTATCTGTACGGATCTGTAG GTACTGGTAAAACGATGCTGATGGATATATTCTATACATATTGCGCGATTGGAAACAAACGAAGAGTACATTTTCATGCTTTTATGTCAGATGTCCATAAAC GAATTCACAAGATTATGAAGACGATACCTAAAGAGCACGATCGCAAGAAGAAAACTAGATTCGACCCGATTCCTCCTGTTGCTAAAACTATTGCTGAAGAAACTTGGTTTTTATGTTTCGACGAATTTCAG GTTACTGACATCGCAGATGCTATGATTTTAAAGGGGCTTTTTACTGAACTATTTCGAAATGGTGTCGTAGTGATGGCCACGTCCAATCGACATCCTGATG ATTTGTATAAAAATGGCCTACAGAGAGGTAACTTCGTGCCATTCATCAAAGAATTGAAAGACCATTGCGAGGTGTTAAGCTTAGACTCGGGTATTGATTATCGTAAATTAGGAATGCCAGCGTCGGGTAGGACATACTTTGT AAAATCTCAGTGCAATGCGAACGCTGAATTGGATACGTTTTTTCAAGAACAAGCGCATGGACTCAGTGGAG TTATCGGTCCTAAGGAATTGAATGTTTGGGGTAGAAAATTAGTAATACCCGTTACTTGCGATAAAGTTGCTGATTGTACGTTCGACGAGTTATGTTGTCAA CCACTTGCAGCCAGTGATTATATCGAAATTGGCAAAGAATTCGACACCGTGATTTTACGTGACGTGCCAAAAATGGATTTGAGCAAACGCAGTGAAGCAAGGCGGTTCATCACCCTCGTAGATACATTTTACGACAGTAAA GTACGGTTTGTCTGTTCAGCCGATGCGGTTCCTGATGAACTGTTTTCCGCAGGTGAACATTCGGAAGATGAGCAAAAAGATCATATGACGTTAATGGCCGATCTGGGCATTACAAAG GATGATGAAAGAGCAAAGAGCAGTATCTTCACTGGAGAAGAAGAGTTATTCGCATTTGACCGCACTGTTTCACGTTTGACTGAAATGCAAACACAGATGTACTGGGAACTGAgagatttgaagaaatctggTAAATCAAAGCACTGCTGA
- the LOC141905070 gene encoding coiled-coil domain-containing protein 83-like — MGKKGKGKKSGKKKKGGKGKKKSSEPEMTFKEAILAYQIGIKEGQIQDIKYELRGMEEKNKRLRERNDRLKSEQVYYIQHLMHQAKEYEKQLDSAEPVTKDQVTVVMKEKWVAERQEKQDLVDLHAKIKELDEKVAVQQKEVEYWSDYKETGQHNRQTQIQLLEKELEDMHRSFEEMKNHLARTLDAAKSEIESKMENAMDSQKHYASEKAMSRLDKNSKQEVLDNDWLKREAVIHRRDYDELRVIVEELERRNLEIMSELFECKVEDLKISRAFYLTQFEEDEDLEQPGILEIDLSKLEITPVQSSTSLEDDEKPEPVSKRKIRPKSATQKAVEDKVFSMITAEQTDDDEEEMEDECGIVEEMLHEKSDLLDNYFNFDDEDWNDYLQLGPLELKLLNVVGEKIRVHTPIKLSTDEIRLKDCNPDSWPVTANMLHNF; from the exons ATGGGGAAAAAGGGTAAAGGAAAGAAGAGtggaaagaaaaagaaaggtGGAAAAGGAAAAAAGAAATCCTCTGAGCCTGAAATGACCTTCAAAGAAGCAATTTTAGCCTATCA GATTGGAATAAAAGAAGGTCAAATTCAGGatattaaatatgaattacgAGGCATGGAAGAAAAAAACAAGCGTCTTCGAGAAAGG AATGATCGGCTGAAATCAGAACAAGTCTATTATATCCAGCATTTAATGCACCAGGCGAAGGAGTATGAAAAACAGTTAGATTCAGCTGAGCCTGTAACTAAAGATCAAGTAACTGTAGTTATGAAGGAAAAGTGGGTAGCTGAAAGACAGGAAAAACAAGATCTTGTAG ATCTTCACGCGAAAATCAAGGAACTTGATGAAAAAGTGGCTGTCCAACAGAAAGAGGTTGAGTATTGGTCGGATTATAAAGAAACCGGTCAACACAATCGCCAGACACAAATACAACTGTTAGAGAAAGAACTGGAAGATATGCACCGCAGTTTTGAAGAGATGAAAA ATCATCTTGCACGTACGTTAGACGCTGCCAAGTCCGAGATTGAGTCGAAAATGGAGAATGCTATGGATAGCCAAAAGCACTACGCATCGGAG AAAGCTATGTCCAGACTAGATAAGAATAGTAAACAAGAAGTCCTCGATAACGACTGGTTAAAAAGGGAG GCTGTAATACATCGTCGAGATTATGATGAACTGCGAGTGATCGTTGAAGAATTGGAACGACGTAATTTGGAGATCATGAGCGAATTGTTCGAATGCAAAGTGGAAGATCTGAAGATTTCAAG AGCATTTTATTTGACTCAGTTTGAGGAGGATGAAGATTTGGAGCAGCCAGGAATTCTTGAAATTGATTTgtcgaaattagaaatcacacCAGTTCAGTCGAGCACTAGTTTAGAGGATGACGAAAAACCTGAACCAG TTTCAAAACGAAAAATTCGCCCGAAAAGTGCAACTCAAAAAGCTGTCGAGGATAAAGTATTCAGTATGATAACAGCTGAGCAGAcggatgatgatgaagaggAAATGGAGGATGAATGTGGCATAGTCGAAGAAATGCTTCACGAGAAAAGCGATCTTTtagataattatttcaacttcGACGATGAAGACTGGAAT GATTACTTACAACTGGGACCATTGGAATTGAAACTACTGAATGTTGTTGGTGAGAAAATACGCGTACACACGCCGATTAAATTGTCAACAGATGAGATTCGACTAAAAGACTGTAATCCAGATTCTTGGCCGGTTACAGCAAATATGTTACATAACTTTTAA
- the LOC141908897 gene encoding mitochondrial pyruvate carrier 1-like, with protein MAASRFSIGNALKYLTSKDFRSYLCSTHFWGPVANWGLPLAAIADVKRNPEIISGKMTTALCIYSILFMRFAWKVQPRNMLLFICHFTNETAQLTQGARCFHFHYICNDEEKAKIHEKYSQA; from the exons ATGGCAGCCAGTCGGTTTAGCATCGGTAACGCGCTGAAATATCTAACGAGTAAAGATTTTAGGTCATATCTATGCAG TACT CATTTTTGGGGTCCGGTTGCAAATTGGGGTCTACCACTGGCAGCTATAGCTGATGTCAAACGAAATCCTGAAATAATCAGCGGTAAAATGACGACAG CTCTATGTATATATTCTATACTGTTTATGAGATTTGCTTGGAAAGTTCAACCTCGGAATATGCTCCTGTTTATTTGCCATTTTACAAACGAAACTGCTCAATTAACACAAGGTGCAAGGTGCTTTCATTTCCA TTATATTTGCAATGATGAAGAGAAGGCTAAGATACATGAGAAGTACAGTCAAGCATGA